The Arabidopsis thaliana chromosome 5, partial sequence genomic interval AAGCACATTTCTCAATGTCATGAGATCCATCAACAAGAATCTCTGGTTCAACAATGGGAACAAGACCGTTCTCTTGGCAAATAACTGCGTATCTCGCTAAACCATAAGCATTCTCATGGATAGCTAACTCAGAAGGCTCATTGTTTCCGATTTTGAGAACAGCACGCCACTTGGCAAAACGTGCACCAGCTTCATAGTACTTCTTGCAACGGTCACCAAGTCCGTCGAGACCAGTGGTTGTGGTTTCACCATTTGTACCAGCGAGCTCAACGGTTCCTTTATCGACTTTAATACCTGGAAGCACTCCAGCTTCCTTCATTACATCAACAAATAGTTTCCCTGTATCAGAAACCAACCACATCAATACTAGAATCATGAGTATAGGATCTGAACAAGCATTGTTCAATATAGTGATTGAATTAACCTAAACtaagatatataaacaataactTCACAGATCCTTCTATACACATCAGAAACACCAGAATCAACTTCTTCTACAAATCAGAACAGATATATGAACCAGAAAATGGTGAAAGTTCTTGTGAGGTTTTAGAGTTAAGACCTGAAGCAGTTTTCTGGTAGAGTGTTTCTTCGAAGAGAATGATACCACTGATGTATTGGAGAGCTCCAGGAGTGGTGAACAAGAGCTCACGAAGAGCACGTCTGTTTGATTCAACGTTCTCAACGTTAATGCTTACGAAACGTTTTCCGATTGTTCCTGTGGATTCATCAGCAGCGAGAATACCTTTCCCTGGTGTTCCTATGTAAGCGGCATTGGCGATGAGCTCATCTGTGAAGAAGATCGGACAAAAACGAGATTCAGGTGAATTTTGATTTAGGAATTGAACAGTCTTCGAGCTATGATCAAAGcaattttgtaacaaaagaGATGGAATTGGCAGAGAACCACGATTGATGAAACTTGAACAAAATCGATTCGAGCAAACGAATCAGAGGATACTTTTGAATTCCTTACAGGTTCTAATGATTGAATAACGACGATGCCAAATTAGAATTGATAATTGTGGATGAAACTGGATGATCGAAGAATGAAAAGTACGGCGGAAGTAAGATTTACCGGCGAATTTGGATTTGAAGCACGACATTGTGAATAAAAGAGGCGGCGGCGACGGAGAAGATATGATTGTGAGAAATAATGGAAACGATTTTACgtaatttttgaaattgagaTTAATGGGCCTTTAAAAGGCCGCGTTGTAGACGGACATGACGACAAATATAGAGATTTTACGATCGGCCCATAGAAATTGTCGCTTTGTGACTCCAACGACTAGTAGAAATCGTCGCTTTGCCAgtgaaattataaaaaaaagttttttttttatctattttcaaAAGGGTCATTTTTGTTACAATTTATCTGCTATTTTTAGTACTTTTCTTGTGGATTCATATTTGGATTTGGGAGAGATAAAAAAACTCGGTCAAATATTGCCAAGGAACAAGCATATGaaagaattagaagaaaagttGGCTTTTTGATCACACAAATATGGTCATCACTAAATTGTCGACATGATAAAACGGGGTAAATTCTGGTGGTTGCGCCCGTGAACTTAGCACTAGTGCATGCGGCTGACCagaatattaaaaagtaacaATCTAGAATTAGATGTAAAAGTAGTgaagattataaaaaattggATAATGGAAATCTCAAACATGTGGGTCTAAAGGAAAGTCCACTATCCACACTTGTTAGCGTCATCCGTGACGCCAATTGCTCATTTTCCACTATTTGATCAATAAACTATTTCTACCATTTCACCTTTTTcgaaaaaataatcatataaacaaaCTTTATCTCCTCAACCATATAACATATCTTCGTAATACTAATAAGTACTTGTTAGGTAAAAATATTCATCAACAAGATAATGGTCAAATTGCAAAAAGAAGTTAATTTTATACTATTGTGTAAAATACATACCTctcgtaaaaaaaaatatatgagaaaaaaaaaaactagaaagcTATCATCTCCGACTCATTTCAACGGAATTAAAACTATCCGACCCGAGATTTTTATATGGGCCGGGTGATAACccattatcttcttctagtacccgtttctctcttctccaattCCTAAACCCGACATAAACCATCGCCACCATTAAAACCAAAGCAATCACAGCAAGCAAAGACATCCCAACCGTTAATCCTACTCGACTCTTTTTCTTCCCTACACCTTCACGTACCTTAAAATAACCCAATTTACTCGGATCCGCAACACCCAACATCGTCCGAATCGGGTAATTaaccaaataacaaaacccAGACCCGTTATTGTAAACCGCCCCGAAACACTTGCAATTATCCACACACATCTCCTCACACTCTCCTAAAGATGACGTCGTTTTATGATCCATCAGTTCCTTAAACGGCACTTCAACGCCGTCACGTCTCACCACTTTAAACTCCGTCGTCTTATCACAAAAATCCGCCGGTGATGAAGCCGCGTGAGTACACTCTCCGATCACGGTTCTGTTATCAATACACGAACAACCCGATCCGGGAGTACATAGACTATACGGACCACACGGATTTGGTAGATCACAAGTTTCACGAATTGCTTCGTAATTCAATGCCCAGTGAGATCCATCCCAGAGATATCCCCGGAGATTCCCGTCGGATTCTAATCGGAGAATTAGTAAACCGTTGACCGGTCTTTGAAAACTATTAAACGCTTCAACATCGATTGGTATACTTCCGGTTTGGTACATACCGAGATAACCATTCGGGTTAATCCGAGCGAGAATTGGACCAGCTCCGTCTTTGACTTTGGCTTTAGCTTGAAGAGCACTGTGTTTCCAGTAAAACTGTTGAGACTCTTCGCTGACTTTAGCGTATAAACCGATGAAATCGCTACCTAACCGCATCGAATATAAACCATTGGGTGAAACCAAAGCCATGGCAGATGTGAAATTCTGGCTTTCGACGAGGGTATTTCCgggaaaatcaaaactctcCCACTCAACGAACGTCGACGTTTTCACCACTTGAAGATTTGAGTCGTTACGGAGGATTAGACGGTCTCCGTTAGTATGAGTTGACCATTCTAACCTTGAAGAAGGATCGATAATTACGAGACTACCATTGAAGAAGAGTTTCGTTTTATGCGACCAGCTAGCTGAGCGGGTCGGGTCGAGAACCCATAGTGGATCCGTTAAATTTGGGTGGGTGACGGCGAGAGAGAGACGTGACCCGTTTACCCTTAAGAACCCGAATGAAAAGTTACCGTTTGAGTCAGTGAGGAGAGGCTGGAACGAGTCGATGGACGAGTCCGGTTTAGCTTCAAAGCCTTTTACCAGCTCCAAAACCGGTTCGACCGCGTTGACTCGTTGCCATTTATGAgaaaaaaccaagaaaacga includes:
- the FBA4 gene encoding Aldolase superfamily protein (Aldolase superfamily protein; FUNCTIONS IN: fructose-bisphosphate aldolase activity, catalytic activity; INVOLVED IN: pentose-phosphate shunt; EXPRESSED IN: 25 plant structures; EXPRESSED DURING: 16 growth stages; CONTAINS InterPro DOMAIN/s: Aldolase-type TIM barrel (InterPro:IPR013785), Fructose-bisphosphate aldolase, class-I (InterPro:IPR000741); BEST Arabidopsis thaliana protein match is: Aldolase superfamily protein (TAIR:AT2G36460.1); Has 5010 Blast hits to 5004 proteins in 974 species: Archae - 0; Bacteria - 706; Metazoa - 1412; Fungi - 8; Plants - 478; Viruses - 0; Other Eukaryotes - 2406 (source: NCBI BLink).); translation: MSCFKSKFADELIANAAYIGTPGKGILAADESTGTIGKRFVSINVENVESNRRALRELLFTTPGALQYISGIILFEETLYQKTASGKLFVDVMKEAGVLPGIKVDKGTVELAGTNGETTTTGLDGLGDRCKKYYEAGARFAKWRAVLKIGNNEPSELAIHENAYGLARYAVICQENGLVPIVEPEILVDGSHDIEKCAYVTERVLAACYKALSDHHVILEGTLLKPNMVTPGSDSGSKVKPEVIAKHTVRALQRTVPAAVPAVVFLSGGQSEEEATVNLNAINQLKGKKPWSLTFSYGRALQQSTLKAWGGKEENVDKAQKAFLARAKANSEATLGGYKGDAQLGEGASESLHVKDYKY
- the FBA4 gene encoding Aldolase superfamily protein (Aldolase superfamily protein; FUNCTIONS IN: fructose-bisphosphate aldolase activity, catalytic activity; INVOLVED IN: pentose-phosphate shunt; EXPRESSED IN: 25 plant structures; EXPRESSED DURING: 16 growth stages; CONTAINS InterPro DOMAIN/s: Aldolase-type TIM barrel (InterPro:IPR013785), Fructose-bisphosphate aldolase, class-I (InterPro:IPR000741); BEST Arabidopsis thaliana protein match is: Aldolase superfamily protein (TAIR:AT2G36460.1); Has 30201 Blast hits to 17322 proteins in 780 species: Archae - 12; Bacteria - 1396; Metazoa - 17338; Fungi - 3422; Plants - 5037; Viruses - 0; Other Eukaryotes - 2996 (source: NCBI BLink).), with the translated sequence MSCFKSKFAGKSYFRRTFHSSIIQFHPQLSILIWHRRYSIIRTYELIANAAYIGTPGKGILAADESTGTIGKRFVSINVENVESNRRALRELLFTTPGALQYISGIILFEETLYQKTASGKLFVDVMKEAGVLPGIKVDKGTVELAGTNGETTTTGLDGLGDRCKKYYEAGARFAKWRAVLKIGNNEPSELAIHENAYGLARYAVICQENGLVPIVEPEILVDGSHDIEKCAYVTERVLAACYKALSDHHVILEGTLLKPNMVTPGSDSGSKVKPEVIAKHTVRALQRTVPAAVPAVVFLSGGQSEEEATVNLNAINQLKGKKPWSLTFSYGRALQQSTLKAWGGKEENVDKAQKAFLARAKANSEATLGGYKGDAQLGEGASESLHVKDYKY
- a CDS encoding D-mannose binding lectin protein with Apple-like carbohydrate-binding domain-containing protein (D-mannose binding lectin protein with Apple-like carbohydrate-binding domain; FUNCTIONS IN: sugar binding; INVOLVED IN: recognition of pollen; LOCATED IN: plasma membrane; EXPRESSED IN: stem, sperm cell, hypocotyl, root; CONTAINS InterPro DOMAIN/s: Curculin-like (mannose-binding) lectin (InterPro:IPR001480), Apple-like (InterPro:IPR003609), PAN-1 domain (InterPro:IPR003014), S-locus glycoprotein (InterPro:IPR000858); BEST Arabidopsis thaliana protein match is: S-domain-2 5 (TAIR:AT4G32300.1); Has 2091 Blast hits to 2063 proteins in 74 species: Archae - 0; Bacteria - 0; Metazoa - 0; Fungi - 0; Plants - 2091; Viruses - 0; Other Eukaryotes - 0 (source: NCBI BLink).); the encoded protein is MEGLCLNSFTRVLLLLFVFLVFSHKWQRVNAVEPVLELVKGFEAKPDSSIDSFQPLLTDSNGNFSFGFLRVNGSRLSLAVTHPNLTDPLWVLDPTRSASWSHKTKLFFNGSLVIIDPSSRLEWSTHTNGDRLILRNDSNLQVVKTSTFVEWESFDFPGNTLVESQNFTSAMALVSPNGLYSMRLGSDFIGLYAKVSEESQQFYWKHSALQAKAKVKDGAGPILARINPNGYLGMYQTGSIPIDVEAFNSFQRPVNGLLILRLESDGNLRGYLWDGSHWALNYEAIRETCDLPNPCGPYSLCTPGSGCSCIDNRTVIGECTHAASSPADFCDKTTEFKVVRRDGVEVPFKELMDHKTTSSLGECEEMCVDNCKCFGAVYNNGSGFCYLVNYPIRTMLGVADPSKLGYFKVREGVGKKKSRVGLTVGMSLLAVIALVLMVAMVYVGFRNWRREKRVLEEDNGLSPGPYKNLGSDSFNSVEMSRR